Proteins from one Comamonas flocculans genomic window:
- the def gene encoding peptide deformylase: protein MAILPILRYPDPRLHKVAQPVQQVDERIRTLVADMIATMYEADGIGLAATQVDVHERVIVIDVSEARDQPMVLINPETLWLSEEKHLGDEGCLSVPGVYERVERSVAARVRALDAAGEPRVIEAEDLLAVCIQHEMDHLMGRVFVDYLSALKRGRIKTRLLKQEKELRQQAVHA, encoded by the coding sequence ATGGCCATTCTTCCCATCCTCCGTTACCCCGATCCGCGCCTGCACAAGGTGGCTCAGCCGGTGCAGCAGGTTGACGAGCGCATACGCACGCTGGTGGCCGACATGATCGCCACCATGTACGAGGCCGACGGCATAGGTCTGGCCGCCACCCAGGTGGACGTGCACGAGCGCGTGATCGTGATCGACGTGTCCGAAGCGCGCGACCAGCCCATGGTGCTGATCAACCCCGAGACGCTCTGGCTCAGTGAGGAAAAGCACCTGGGCGACGAAGGCTGTCTTTCGGTGCCCGGCGTCTACGAGCGCGTCGAGCGCTCGGTGGCGGCGCGGGTGCGCGCGCTCGACGCCGCGGGCGAGCCGCGCGTGATCGAGGCCGAGGACCTGCTGGCGGTGTGCATCCAGCACGAGATGGACCACCTCATGGGCCGGGTCTTCGTCGACTACCTCTCGGCGCTCAAGCGCGGACGCATCAAGACCCGGCTGCTCAAGCAGGAAAAGGAGCTGCGCCAGCAAGCAGTGCACGCATGA